Part of the Moorella sp. E308F genome, AGCCGGTAGAATGCGACCTTGTATTCCGCAGTGGCCTTATTATCGACGGCAGGGGAGATAAAGCGTACTCCGGCAGTGTTGGCATTAAAGGGAAGCAAATCACTGCTGTAGGAGATTTCCAGGCCGCGCCGGGAGCAGTAGAAATAGATGCCAGGGGCCTGGTTCTCTGTCCCGGCTTTATTGATGTCCACTCCCACACTGAACAGTACCTGGCCGCCGGCGGCAGAGCGGAGATGCTGCTGCTTCAGGGGGTAACGACCCACCTGGGCGGTAACTGCGGCACTTCGGTGGACAGGGTAGGCTCCTTCCTTGGGGGTATCCATAAACTGGCCATCAACCTGGGTATCCTGGCCGGGTACAAACACCTGCGGCAGGCGGCTGTCGCCAGGGAAGGGCGGCAGGCCAGTGCCGGCGAAGTGGCAGCTATGCAGGACAAACTGGCCGTGGCCCTGCAGGAGGGGGCCTTTGGTCTATCGGTGGGACTGGAATACTGGCCCCAGACCCTGGCTACGACCCGGGAACTGGTTGAGCTGTGCCAGGTTTTAAAACAGTACGGCGGGTTTTATGCCACCCACATCCGCAGCGAGAGCGACCGGGTACTGGAAGCCGTAGAAGAGGCTTTAGAAATAGGGCACCAGGCAAGTGTCCCGGTGCAGTATTCTCATATCAAGACCTCCTTCCAGCGCAACTGGGGGAAAATGAAGCGGGTCCTGGGCCTCCTGGATGATGCCCGTCAGGGAGGGCTGGATGTAACCGCCGATGTCTACGGCTACACTTTTTCCAGCTGGGATCTGGGAAGCAAACGCCACTCGATTAGCGAAGACGACTTGATCCTTGCCCTGCAGCACCCGGCTGTAATGATCGGCAGCGACAGCGGGCTTGACAACCTGGGGCGAGCTGTTCACCCCCGTGCTTACGGCAACTACCCCCATATCCTGCGTACATACGTTTTAGATAAAGGGGTTATCTCTTTAGAGCAGGCTATTCATAAAATGACAGCCATGCCGGCGCGGCGGATGGAGTTGAAGGACCGCGGTCTCCTGGTACCCGGCTATAAAGCCGATGTGGTAGCCTTCGACCCGGGAACTATTGCCTCCCGGGCCACCCGGGCTAACCCCAACCGGCTGGCTGCCGGGGTACGCTGGGTGCTGGTAAACGGCCAGGTGGCAGTAAAAGATGGACAGCTTACAGGGTGCTCTGCCGGGGAAGTCCTGCGGCGCGCCTGAACCTGATAGGGGAAGGCCAAGCCGCTTTTCCTCCCTGGCCCATTTCCATATGTCACATCAAACGGGCGCGGCGGGTCAGGCTGGTGGAGAACCATACAGCCTAGGTCGAAGGGGAGCGTCTATTTTTTTGCGCCAGGATACCCGCATGAAGGGACCGACACATAAAGAAAATATGCATTTTTCGCATAAGAACGTATCTATTTTGGAATTACCCTTTGCTCCGGTCTTAAAATAAAATCAAACAGTCCTGGGAATCCTGGTGATAAAGTCCTTAAAATAAAAAGGACTTTTTAAGAAAAATGTCGAACAGTTTAAATCTACCCGGTTGCTCTGCGGGCCTGTAAGATTGCCGGCGAGCAGTTTTAAAATACGAGTCACCGGGGGAGCTGTCCGGATGAAACTTTTCGAGGTGATACCGGAGCGCTTGTTCCAGGTTTTCAGCGGCCGGAACCGGCATATTTATGCCGAGGCCCTGCTTCTCCTTTATGAGCAGTACCGGGTCAACCGCTTTGGCATCCAGTATGAGGTCATGCGGGATTTGATGCAGGAACTGATCGAGAGCCAGGAGGAGGCCGGCCTGGTCTATGAGGTGGAGGAGGAAGAGGAGCAGGAGCCTGCCGCCGGCGGGCTTTTTGACGGCAACGGCGAGGACCTGGCCCGGCTGAAGGCCGGCGTCCTCTTGCGTCGCCTGGACAGGTTAAAGTGGATCCAGGTGGAAGTACGGGATAATTTCCGCCGCTACATCGTCCTGCCCCGCTACGCCAGCCGTTTGCTGGCCGTTTTCCAGGAATTATGCGAGAACCGTACCGTTGAGTACCAGCGCTTTGCCTTCGTTACCTACCAGCTCCTTTCCGGCGAGGAGGCCAGGCAGCGGCCCGGCTTTGCCATCCTGGAGGCCCACAGGATGACCCAGGAGTTCCTGGAGGAACTGCGGGTGCTGGCCAACAATATGAAATACCATATGGAGCAGGTGGTGGCCAAAGCCTCCATCCAGGAGGTTCTGGACCACCATTTTGAAGAGTACAAGGCCCACATCATCGACCGCAGCTACCACCGCCTCAAGACTTCGGACCATGTTTCCCGTTACCGGCAGCGGATCCTGGCCACGGTCCAGGAGTGGCTCCTGGACCCGGAATGGATGGCCCGGGCCGTGGAAGACGCCCTGCGCAACGAGTTTTTTGCCAGCAGGGAAGAAGCGGCGGACCAGCTGCGCCGCGCCCTCATGGACATCGAAGAGATTTACCGCGGCCTGGACGAAATCTTTTACCAGATCGACCTGCGCCACAACCAGTACCTGCGCGCCTCCTTCGAGCGGGCACGCTATTTAAGCCAGCACAGCTCCGGCGTCGACCGGTATCTGGCGCGGATCCTGGAGTGGACGGCGGCGGGCATCAGGAGGGGCGACCTGCCGGCGGAAGATTGCCTGCCCGGCCTGTTCAACCTGATGCGCCTCAATCAATTAAACGAGCAGTCCCTGTATACGCCGCGCCGGCGGCGGGCGCCCCACCGGCCTGAACCCCAGGTGGTGGTGGCTGTCCCCGAGGAACTGAAAAGGCAGCTGCGGGAGCAGAACCTGCAGCGGGTGCGGCAGGCCATTACCAGGGAAAAGGTGAGCGCCTACGTCCTGGGCCGCCTGGGCGAGCGTCAGGAGATGGGCATCGAGGAGCTGGCGCCCACCAATATGGAGGAATTCCTGTACCTTCTCTATGTTTATCTCTACGGCTACGACGGTCTGGCCGGCTACCGGCTGGTGCCGCGGGGCGCGAACCGTATCCTCGACATCGGCGGCTATCGCTTTTATGACCGGCGGATAGTGCGGGTGGATACGGGCAGGAAGCGGCGGGCCGTTTAAAGCTGCTGGCGGGGAAGGGGCGCTACCTGTAAGACACAGGAAGAGGTAAAGGGGGAAACCGGTGCTTAACCTCGGGGAAAACCTCAGTGAACAGGAAGCCGGGCGGTTGCGGGAGGTCATCAACCGCCTGCTGGCCGTTAATTTTCTAAACAAGGAACAGGAGCGGGAGCATTACCTGGTGGCGCGGCGCCACCGCCAGGTTGTGGAGGAGTTTTTCCGCTTCCTCGGCTGGGAGATCGTCTTTGACGACCGCCACGAATGCATCTTTGTCCTGTCCCCGGAGGCCGGCTGCCGGCGCAACCTGACCCGGGAAGAGAGTATCTGGCTCCTGGTCCTGCGCCTCATCTACCAGGAAAAGCGCCAGGGCCTTTCTTTGAGCGAGTTCCCGGTCACTACCCTCCACGAGATCCGGGCCAAGTATGAAGCCTTCCGCCTGCCCCTTTTTAATAAGACCAGGCTGCAGGAACTGGTGCGCCTGGGCACCCAGTACAAACTCCTGGAACCCCTGGATGACGACATCAGGTCCGACGACTGCGCCTTCCGCCTGTTCCACACCCTTCTTTACGCCGTCCAGGCGGATACGGTAGAGAAGCTGTACCAGAAGATCGCTGCTTATGAACAGGGGAAGGAGGAACTGCCGGATGAAGTGGCTGCGCCGCCTGCGGCTGATTAACTGGCACTACTTTTATGACGAGACCCTGGAGTTCGGCCGCCAGACCCTTATCGCCGGCCGCAACAGCGCCGGCAAGTCGACCATCATCGACGCCCTGCAGGTCCTCCTGGTGGCCAACCAGCGGCAGATCCGCTTCAATTCGGCGGCCCACGATGAGGCCAGGCGCTCCCTCATCAGCTACCTGCGGGGCAAAACCGGCGGGGAAGCCAAGAAGTACCTGCGGGAAGGGGATTTTACCAGCTACATCGTCGCCGAGTTTTACGACCAGCAGAAGAGGGAAAACTTTGTCGTCGGCGTGGTGATGGACGTCTACGGCGACGATACCATCGACGACGAATACTTTATCCTCGCCGGGGTGCAGCTGGCCGACCTGGATTTCTGGAGCCCGGCGGAGCGCTGGAAAAACCGGGAGGAGTTTCACCGCTACTGTCAGAACCTGCCGGGACGCCATATCTTCGAGCGGAGCAAAACCGGCTATCAGAAGGCCCTCCTCAACCGCCTGGGCCAGGTAAGCGAGCGCTTTTTTCCGGTTTTCGTCAAGGCCCTTTCCTTTAAACCCATCCAGAACGTGCGGGATTTCGTCTACCAGTATATCCTGGATGAGAAGGAGCTGCAGCTGGACCTCCTGCGGCAGAATTTTGAAATCCACGAGCGCTACCGGGCGGAGCTAGAAGCCCTGGAAGAGCGCCGGGAGAAGCTGGAAGCCATCTGCCGCCAGTTCGAAACCTTTGCCCGGCTGCGGGATACGGTGGCCGTCCAGGAGTACGTCATCCGCGGCCTGAAGCACGCTCGGGAGGTGGAGCTGCGGGACCGCCTGGAGGAAGAGATACGCTTCCTGGCAGCCGAGGTGGAACGCCTGGGCCGGGAGCTGGATCTGGCGCGGGCCAGGCATCAGGAAGCAGGGGACAAGGCCAGGGAGGCCTATCAGAAGTGGCAGGGGCACCAGGCCAGGCAGCGGGAGCAGGAGTTAAAGGAAGGCCTGGCCCGCGTAGATAAGGATTTGCAGGAGCAGGAGCGGCTGCTGGCGATCCTGCGCCAGACCCTCGACCGGGAGAAGGCCCTGCTGGCCGGCCTGCAGGAGATGGAAGCGGATGAATACTGGCAGTGGCAGCCGGGGGAGCAGGAGCGCCTGGGACGGGCCCTGGAGCTGCTGTCCGGATTGGTTCCGGCCGGGGACGCTGATTGGTTACCGGGGGAGGATACCGTGGCCGCGGTGCGGGATACGGGTCTTTTCCTGGCCGGCCTGCACAGCCGCTGCGCCCGGGCCGCCGGCCGCCTGGAAGACCGGCTGGCCCTGCTCCAGCAACAAAAAGCGGAACTGGAGGGGCAGATCCGCGACCTGGAGAACAAGAAGCGGCCCTACCCCCCGCACGTCCTCAACTTGAAAAGGCTCCTGGAAGAGCGCTTGAACAGGCGCTCGCCGGTCTGGATCTTCTGCGAGGAAATGGACCTGAAGGATGAAACCTGGCGGGACGCCGTGGAGGGGTATTTGTACACCCAGCGCTTCGACCTGTTGGTGGAACCCCGGGTCTTTGCCGAAGCCCTGGCCATTTACGAGAGAGAGAAAGGGAAGCACCAGGTAGAAGGAGTCGGCCTGGTGGATACGGAGAAGGAGCAGAAGTACCTGGGCACGGCGCAGGAGGGTTCCCTGGCGGAGGAGATGGTAACGGCCAACCCGGTCATCCAGGCCCACATCGACCATCTCCTGGGGCGGGTCATGAAGGCCCGGGACGAGCAGGACCTGCGCCGTTACCGCACTGCCATCACCAGGACCTGCATGTCCTATCACAACCTGGTAGCCAGGCAGCTGGAAAAACACCGCTACGCCGTTCCCTATATCGGCGCCCGGGCCATAGCGCGCCAGTTAGAGATCAAGCGCCGGGAGCTGGCGGAGACGAAAGAACAGATAGAGATGCTGCAGGGCAGGAGGGAAAAGCTGGCGGCCTGGCTGGAGCGCCTGGCCGACAAGAAGTCCCTTTACACCGGCATCAGCGAACAGCTGGACCTCCCGGCCCGCATCCGGCGCTTACAGGAGGAACGGGCCGCCCTGGCTGCGGAGCTGGAACGGCTGGACCTGGGGGAAGTGGAGCGGTTAAAAGAAGAATATTACTACTGGGAGCGCCGCGAAAAAGAGCTGTTGAACGAGATTACCGAAATCAGCGGATTAAAAAAAAGCCGCGAGAACGAGTTGAACCAAAAGCAAACGGAGCTGCACCTGCAGGAGACGAGGGTGCAGGAGGCCCTGGCCTTCTGGCAGTCCTGGCGGGAGCAGTATCCGGTGGAACTCCTGCCCCGGGCCGAGGAACGCTGGCGGGAGGTGGAGGGTCAGGACCTGCCCGCGGCCGGCAAGCTTGTCAACTGGGAGAACAGCCAGAAGGGCAATATTACCAGGCGGGAGCAGGAGTTCCAGCGCCTGCGCGACTTACGCCACGAGTACAACCTGCGCTACACCTACAACGCCGATCCCGGCGCCCCGGATAATGAAGCCTACCGGCCCCTGCTGGCGGAAATCGCCACGGTGGATATCCCCCGTTACCGGGAAAAGCTGGCCGAGGCTCTGAAGCAGTCGGAAGAAGAATTTAAATCCCATTTTATCTTTAAGCTCCGCGAGGCCATTGAAGCAGCGCGGCGGGATTTCAACGAGCTCAACTACGCCCTGAAAAACTTTCCCTTCCACGAGGACCGCTACCACTTTGAGATTAAACCCAGCGAGAGGTACAGGCGTTTTTACGACGTGATCATGGACCCCGGGGTGATGGAGCAGGGTTCCCTTTTTGAGCTGCCCGAGGACGACCGGGCGGCCGTCCTCCACGAGCTCTTTGAGAAGCTCATCCGCGGTGAGGCCGGGGAATTGGAGGAATTCACCGACTACCGCAACTACCTGGATTTCGATATCGTGGTCACCAGCGGTGAACACCGCTATTCCTTCTCCCAGGTGCTGCGGGAAAAATCGGGCGGCGAAACCCAGACACCCTTTTACGTCGCCATCCTGGCGTCCTTTAACCATCTCTATGCTACGGGCAAGACCATCCGCCTGGTGGTGTTTGACGAGGCCTTCAACAAAATGGACGAGGAGCGCATCCAGACCAGCCTCCGGCTCATCAAGCGCATGAACCTGCAGCTCATTGCCGCCGTACCCGATGAAAAAATGCAGCACATGGCGCCGGAAGTCGATACCACCCTGCTGGTGCACCGCAACGGCTTCCACTGTTTTGTGGATATGATCAGCCGCCAGGAAGTGCTGGCCGGAGATGAGGTGCCAACCGGTGACGGGCAGCCGGATGGCCACAGCGATACGGCCGGGGGGCGGGCAGAAGGGCCCGGGGGAGATGACGGTCAGTGGCGCCGTGCCGGCGGCACCGACGGTGAAGAAAGCGGCCTGCCGCGGCAAGGGGGTGTAAGGATTGGCCGGGACGGGCAGAGACCTGCAAGCGCAGTACCGGTACAAGATTCTCTCTTTGCTGATCAGTAAATACGAAGGGAGCCGCTCCTTTCAAACCGGCACTCCGGGCAAGCAGCGACCCCAGTTCGCCATGAAGAAGAGCCCCCTGGCCGGCGATTATTTTGATGAGATGGACCACCGCAAAAGGGAGGCCATCCACGCCGCCCTGGCCGAACTGGCAGCTGCCGGGGTGGTGGAGGTCACCTGGCCCCGCTTCCAGGAAGGCCGGCAGGTAGAAAAAGTATATTTAAACTTTGACGCCATCCCCCGGGCCTATGAGCTGGCGGGCCTGGTGCCCAGGGCGGAGCGGATCAGCAGGCTGCGCCAGATCCTGGCACCCCTGGCTACCCACCCCTGGGAGTGGGTGCGGCGATGGTGGGCGGAAGTGGACGCGGCCCTGGCCCGGCGCCGGGCGGCCGGCCTGGACCTGGAGGACCCGGAAGGTTATGGGGAACTGGTAAAGGTGCTCCTGGCCCTGCCGGGATTGGAGGACAGTATACCTGAGCGCATCTTCAGCCAGCGGGTTCTGGGGGATTCCAAGGCCTTCGAGCAGAGGGTGAAAAAGCGGCTGCTGGCCCTGCTCAAGTCCCACGGCCCAGAGGAATATGAAACCGACGCCGAATACCTGGACAGCGTCGGCTTGACCGATAATCCCAAAATGGTGCTGGTGGCAGGGGCCTTTACTTTCCGGGCGGGAGAAACGCACTTCCGGATGGACGAGCTGCCCGGAGGGTTGGGATTATCGCCTCAAACTGTACGGTCAATGAAAATCACGGGCGTTCCGGCGCGGTGGATTTTAATAGTAGAGAATCTGACCACCTACTACCAGGTGGTTCAGGAAGTTTATAATTTTACGCCGGCCGGCCTGGTTATCTATAGCGGCGGTTTTCCCTGCCGCGGGGTGCAGCGATTTTTAAATAGGCTTAAGGAATACCTTGATACTATTGACTCCACCAAGCCACCGATCTACCACTGGGGCGATATGGACTACGGCGGCATCCGTATCTTTGAATATATAAAGCGCAAATTTTTTCCCTCTTTACAACCCTACCTTATGGATGTCATCACTTATGAGAGGAGCCTGGAGGCGGGCATATCTTTTGGCGACGAATATGCAGCCAAACTTTCCAGGCTGGCTGCAGATCCCGCCTATGCTTCCTGGCGTCCTTTGCTTGAAGCCATGTTAAGGCACCGCAAGTGGATAGAACAGGAGTCCCTGCATTTCTTTCTACCTGACCTAAGCAACGAAGCAGGCTAGTCACTTTAGAGCAAATGGATTACTGAAGGCTTTACATCGCACCGCGCGCAAACACGCGCTTACGCCCCCTGGCACCCCCTCCTGCAAGCCATGCTGGAGCACCGCAAATGGGTGGAGCAGGAGAGCATTGGGCCTGGCGCAGCCCTACCTGTTCTGCCGCCTTAAGCAGCGGGACCGTGTATCCTAGCAGTTGTTGGCCATGTTAGCACCGCCATAACTAAGTATTTCTCCCCCATATATGATTACCACGGCTTGCTCCTAAATATGGTCGTACAGTCCGGCCAGTTCTTTTGCTTCCCGGCCCACTTCCCGGCGTAGCTCCGGGGGGGCCAGGACTTCCGCCTGGCTACCGAAGCCCAGCACCCAGCGTTTTACCTCCTGGAGACCGCTGAGGTGCATTTTTAATAGCAGGCTCCCGTCGGTCAGCTCTTCCATTACCTGGCTTGGATGCCACTGGCGCTCCTTGATCCAGCGTGCCTGGTCACGGTGGAAGCGAATGATGACCTCGTGTACCTGCGGTCCCCTTTCGATGCCGAGGGAGCTCTGCAGGTAGTCTTCCAGGGAAAAATCAGCCGCCACTTCGAATTTGCGCCCTGTCACCTGCCACTGCCGGATGCGGTCCAGGGCAAAGAGACGTACTTCTCGGCGGTAATGGCAGTAAGCGATGACGTACCAGGCGCCCTGATAAAAGCGCAGGTGGTAGGGGTCGATCAAGCGCTCGGTGACGGCGTCCCGGCTGGCCGTATAGTATGTTATTTGTACCGAGCAGTTATCCTGGATGGCCCGGCAGAGATCAGCGTAGAGGACGGCCAGTTTCTCGGCGTCACCGCGTAAAGGCGCGACGGCAAAGGAAATATCTTTATCCAGCAGGTCCAGGTCCACCATTAATTTCTCCGGCAGCATTGTCCTCAGTTTGGCCAGGGCACCCTGGATTATCCGGCTAAAAGGGGTGCCGCCGAACTGGCTTAACAGCCGCTGGCCCAGGTACAGGGTCAGGAGTTCCCCTTCAGTCAAGTGGATGGGGGGCAGGCTGAAGGTTTTATCGTAACGATAACCCCTGTGCCAGCTGTCATAGACGATAGGAGCTCCGAAAAAATCCCTGAGAATCTGGATATCCCTTTCTACCGTCCGCGCGGAAACCTCCAGACGTTCTGCAATAAAGGCCACGTTAGGGTAGCGGCCGGCGGCGATCCAGCGGTGGATGGCGTAGATGCGCGCCAGGGACTGGCGGCCGACGTTACTGATGGCTTTTTTATTTTTCTTGAGGACCAGGCTCAAAACTATTTGCCCCCTACAAAATTTCCTTTATGATCCATTATTCGCCATATACCAGGTGATTCCTTCATCGAAAAAATAGTGGCGAACATATGTATCCGACATTATTTGGCGGTAAGAAGGTTTAAACATATAGATGTATGGCGGGAGGAGCGGGTGAAAGCAATATTTGTCATTGCGCTGGTTTAGGATTTTTGGTCTGCCACAGCAATAGTCGAACTGAAGCTGTTGTAGTTAAAGTATTTACACCTGTTTCCAAATCAAGATTGAATCTGGCGTTAATAGCAGGATATTCCAGAACGATGTCGAATTGTTCCCAATAAGTTGGGGGGTGATTAACCTGCGTTTACGTATCGTCCTTGAACCAGCAGGCAGTGTGCGGGAGGGACCAATAACCATACCCTTGGACTTTCGCCGCCATTTTATTTCCCTAATCAAAGCCCTTGCGGGCACCTCGTCCCTTGCCAATCGCTTTACCATCGAGAAACCTGGTTACAGCCCATATGTGTTTTCAGTGGATTTTAATGGTATTATCGCTATGAATACCAGCAAAGGAGAGATAACCTGCCGGCCGCCGGTTTTTATGACTATTTCCACCGGAATTTTTGAAGTAATGACCGCTCTTAGTAACGGTGCGATTGCAATGAAGGGTAGAAAAGCTGTCCTCGGTTTATCTTTGAAGGACATCTATCTTTTACCTTTAAAGAAGATTAGAAGTACCTCTAAAAAGTTCCGCATTCTCGGCCACGCCGTTCTGCGAGGTATTTGTGATTACGTCGACGGCTCTGATGTAGAACAACTGGAAGAAGCCATCAATACCCATCTCTTTAACCGGTATAATTTTTTAGTTAAGGAATACTGTCTGGAAGACGGTCTGCGGATTAATCCCGTTAAAGTCTTAACCCCTTCAGGCTACTATAAAGGGGTTTGCTACCATTACGGTGGGCAACTGACAACTATCCAGGGTCACATCCATTTGCAGAGTACTCCGGAGACTTTGCAGTTTCTATACGATTACGGCCTGGGAGTTAGGACAGGACAGGGTTTTGGCCTGCTGGAGGTGGATGGTTAACCATGCAGGACGTGGAAATTTATCCGACATCCTGGTATTACAACGCCTGTGTTCAGGGTTTCCTGGAAGTGCTGGCCTGGGGCCTGGACGTGGACGAAAAAAAGGGGGAGGAAATTGTCGTTAATGAAATCCTCAAGAAGGACGGCCGGGCTGTCATCCCCGGCGACATCATGACCTTAGCCTTTAGCCCCCGGGGCAACCCGCATAAAGATTATAGACTTAAGGAGGTTCCAGAGGAATTACCCTATTTAAAAAGAATCGGCTGGTGGTGGGTGGAAAAGAGCTATAAAGACGGTTTTATTCCCAGTAAAGAAAAAAAGGCTGAAAGAAATAAATTGAGTGAAGCCGAGAAAATAGATATGGTTTTCAGGAGACTTTTCCATTTTAAAGGGGGATATTACCCTAATTTAGCCAATCTGGCTTATCTCAAAAGTACTACTAGTAAAGCTGATTTCTTAAATGGTTGGTTTGAGAGAGATAATGCCGCTACCGTGAGCACTTTAATCTGCAGCTTTTGTGGTGAAGAAACTAAATTGGATATAAACAGTTCCATATATAATACCTTTTTTACCCGACCCGTGTCAATTTATCTTGGCAATAGCTATGAAGAATTTCCTAACCTTTTTTGGGATGGAAACCCTAATCTAATTATGTGTAAGCGATGCCGCTCCTATTTCTTATGTTTTCACTTGGTAAGCAAGAACAGATTCTTCATTAATTCCGATTCCTTTTTTGTAAACTGGTATTTAAACCGCCTTCTTGCAGGGAAAGTAGATAACATTCGCCATCAATCTCTTCTTGATGCCATGCAATACGACCAGCAACTGAGAAAAGCCGTGGGCAGCTGGGGACTGCAAAATATGGAACTATTGATTTTTGAACGGAACGGAGTAGAGTATTACCCGATATCGGCTAACTTAGCTCGGCTGTTACTTATACCCGAAATAACTTTACTTATAGGTCAGATCGCCAATAACAGGGTATGGGAATTCATCCTCCAAGAACGATTTGACTACCTGCCGACGATGGTTTACAAATCTCTAAGGGCTTTAATTAACATGAAGAATGATGGAAAAGATCCAGAAGTTGTTTTTGAAGGCCCTGGAAACACCCTACCGGTAAATAACCTTATTCAACTCTATTATGCCATAAAGCAGCAAATAGCCAGCAATAATGGGGGTGGAAAAATGAGTCATATAAACTTAAAAGAAATCCGGGAAGCGGCGGCAGAGGCGCCAATAAACCCTGCAAGAAATGCAGATAAGAATTTTGTTTATCGCTTGCTGGAACTTACGAGGTTAAACAAAAAGACAGAAGTTTATCATTTACTTTTAAGGATTTATTTAACCAGTGAAGAGAAAAAAGAGTTCCCTCCACCTCTTGCGCGGCTTTTTGAAACTAATGACTGTGAATTATTCAAAACAGGTATTTATGCTTTTATTGCTGGATTAATCCGCTCGGAGAAGATTACAAATTAAATATAAATCGAAAGGAGATGTTTTAATCATGAAGGTAAAGGGGATCACGGCAACGGTTATTTTTGAAAGCTCGGCTGTTAACCGCGATGAAAAGTTAGGCGGCAATGTCGCCTCGATAAAGAAATTATCCCGTTATGACGGTACTTATTCCTTTATGAGTCGGGCATTTATACGGCACCATATGTTTGTTACTCTGAAGAAACTATATGATTGGGAAGAAGCGCCTGTTACCAAAAAGCAAGAAGTAATACAATTTAAATTTCCCGAGGCAAATATCATCGAGTATCCGGAAATAGATTTATTTGGGTTTATGACTACCTCTAGCAATGAAGGAGAAAGAGAAGGGGGTAGTATTACAAGAAAAGCCCCCCTGGGTATTACCAAAGCTATTTCTCTTGAACCATGGCAGGCGGATATGGCCTTTTATGCCAACCATGACCTTGTTCAGCGCCTGAACAAGCAGGGAGAAAATGCAACGCCTAATCCTTTTCAGAAAGAAGAACACCTTTCTTATTACCGCCTATCCTTTACCCTGGACCTTTGTCGCCTGGGATATCAGGATATTTATACTACCGGAAGTGAAAACCTTAAGGCTTTAAAAGAATGGTTAAAGAAGTATCCTGAAGCCTTACCCGAAGAAGTGGCGGAGAAGGGTATTGTAAATAATTGCCTTAAAAACATGAAGTGGTATTCTGTCCCTGGAGAAAATGCTAACCCTCGGGGCTTCATAGGTGTTGC contains:
- a CDS encoding CRISPR-associated endoribonuclease Cas6, which encodes MINLRLRIVLEPAGSVREGPITIPLDFRRHFISLIKALAGTSSLANRFTIEKPGYSPYVFSVDFNGIIAMNTSKGEITCRPPVFMTISTGIFEVMTALSNGAIAMKGRKAVLGLSLKDIYLLPLKKIRSTSKKFRILGHAVLRGICDYVDGSDVEQLEEAINTHLFNRYNFLVKEYCLEDGLRINPVKVLTPSGYYKGVCYHYGGQLTTIQGHIHLQSTPETLQFLYDYGLGVRTGQGFGLLEVDG
- the cas7i gene encoding type I-B CRISPR-associated protein Cas7/Cst2/DevR; translated protein: MKVKGITATVIFESSAVNRDEKLGGNVASIKKLSRYDGTYSFMSRAFIRHHMFVTLKKLYDWEEAPVTKKQEVIQFKFPEANIIEYPEIDLFGFMTTSSNEGEREGGSITRKAPLGITKAISLEPWQADMAFYANHDLVQRLNKQGENATPNPFQKEEHLSYYRLSFTLDLCRLGYQDIYTTGSENLKALKEWLKKYPEALPEEVAEKGIVNNCLKNMKWYSVPGENANPRGFIGVAENRDNTRITFIVSKEEYRERIKQFLTVVKNGLVIHSSTEDYGMVPLFIVLGTLKVPVPIFNSKIRMKNGKVEVEPLFRALGNDYLLQAWYDSDLSLDGDLSASKDGRTFNKWQGVDRVLMSIWPDEEAGAAQP
- the cas8a1 gene encoding type I-B CRISPR-associated protein Cas8b1/Cst1, which produces MQDVEIYPTSWYYNACVQGFLEVLAWGLDVDEKKGEEIVVNEILKKDGRAVIPGDIMTLAFSPRGNPHKDYRLKEVPEELPYLKRIGWWWVEKSYKDGFIPSKEKKAERNKLSEAEKIDMVFRRLFHFKGGYYPNLANLAYLKSTTSKADFLNGWFERDNAATVSTLICSFCGEETKLDINSSIYNTFFTRPVSIYLGNSYEEFPNLFWDGNPNLIMCKRCRSYFLCFHLVSKNRFFINSDSFFVNWYLNRLLAGKVDNIRHQSLLDAMQYDQQLRKAVGSWGLQNMELLIFERNGVEYYPISANLARLLLIPEITLLIGQIANNRVWEFILQERFDYLPTMVYKSLRALINMKNDGKDPEVVFEGPGNTLPVNNLIQLYYAIKQQIASNNGGGKMSHINLKEIREAAAEAPINPARNADKNFVYRLLELTRLNKKTEVYHLLLRIYLTSEEKKEFPPPLARLFETNDCELFKTGIYAFIAGLIRSEKITN
- a CDS encoding helix-turn-helix transcriptional regulator codes for the protein MSLVLKKNKKAISNVGRQSLARIYAIHRWIAAGRYPNVAFIAERLEVSARTVERDIQILRDFFGAPIVYDSWHRGYRYDKTFSLPPIHLTEGELLTLYLGQRLLSQFGGTPFSRIIQGALAKLRTMLPEKLMVDLDLLDKDISFAVAPLRGDAEKLAVLYADLCRAIQDNCSVQITYYTASRDAVTERLIDPYHLRFYQGAWYVIAYCHYRREVRLFALDRIRQWQVTGRKFEVAADFSLEDYLQSSLGIERGPQVHEVIIRFHRDQARWIKERQWHPSQVMEELTDGSLLLKMHLSGLQEVKRWVLGFGSQAEVLAPPELRREVGREAKELAGLYDHI